The Caldicellulosiruptor acetigenus DNA window GTGTTGTTGACAGGATTGGCTTGCCGGGGGCATTTATTAGACATCAAAAGAATGGTCAAGAGATTGTAAAAGAACAGGAAATAAAGGACCACAATGTTGCTATTAAGCTGGTTTTAGAGATGCTCACACATGAAGAAGCTGGTATTATCCATTCTATGGATGAAATTGATGCAATTGGTCATAGAGTAGTGCATGGCGGGGAATATTTCAGTGATGCGGTGGTTGTCAATGAAGAGGTAAAAAAAGCGATAAGAGAATGTATTGAACTTGCGCCTCTTCACAATCCTGCTAATTTAATGGGAATTGAAGCATGTGAGAGAGAGATTCCAGGAAAGCCTAATGTGGCTGTATTTGATACAGCATTTCATCAAACAATGCCAAGATATGCATATATGTATTCGCTTCCATATGAGGTGTATGAAAAGTATAAAATTAGAAAATATGGATTTCATGGGACATCACACAAATATGTTGCAATTAAAGCTGCAGAGTACTTAAAAAGACCACTTGAGGAGTTAAAACTTATAACATGTCATCTTGGAAATGGTTCGAGTGTGTGTGCAATAAAGTACGGAAAGTCGGTTGATACAAGCATGGGATTTACTCCTTTGGCTGGTCTTGCAATGGGAACAAGAAGCGGAACAATTGACCCTGCTGTGATACTCTATCTTATGGAAAAAGAAAAAATGGATGTAAAGCAGATGAATGATTTTCTGAATAAAAAGTCGGGTGTGCTTGGTATATCAGGTGTGAGCAGTGACTTTAGAGATTTAGAGAAAGCTGCAAATGAGGGTAATGAAAGAGCACAGCTTGCAATTGACATGTTCTGTTATAGGGTCAAAAAGTATATTGGTGAGTACGCAGCAGTATTAGGTGGAGTGGATGCAATAATATTTACTGCTGGAATAGGTGAGAACAACGCTCTTGTGAGAGATAAGTGTTTGACTGATTTAGAGTATATGGGTGTTCTGTACGATAGAGAAAGAAACTTCAATGTAGAAAAAGGTAAGGTTTTTGAAATAAACAAGCCTGAGAGCAAGGTAAAGGTTTTAATAGTTCCTACAAACGAAGAACTTATGATTGCAAGAGAGACAAAAAGACTTCTTTCAAAATAAGCTATATAAATAAAATAGGGGGTTGCAAACAATAAGAGAAAACCAAAAGCTTTTTATGCAACCCCCTATTGTTTGTTATTCTTTTTTCCACAATCCGTGTAAATTGCAGTATTCATACGCCACTACATTCTCGGCCGAAACCTCAAACAATGCTTTTGGTTCATCGCCTGGTTTTAAATATTTTCTGTAGACTTTATCGTCAGCAATGAGCTCTATCCACATGATGTAGTGTTTTTCTTCCATTGGATGAGCAACTTCACCTACTTTGACCAAGATGCCCTCTTCTGTCTTTTCGATAACAGGAACATGCTTTTCTAAACTTGCATCAACTGTGTTAGCTTCAAGCAGCGTCATAGGTTGTCCACAACATACAAGCTGGCCACCACCTGCATACAAAACCTCTACTATGTTTCCACAGACTTCACATTTGTATACATTTCCTCTTTTAATCATCGATTAAACCCTCCCTTGTAAAAATTAATTTTTTCAATTACAATTACTTTATACCCACTAAATTAACATTCCTAACACAAAGTTTGAAACAAAATTAAAATTGAAATAATATAAAAAATGAAATAAAAACATTTTAAGGAGGATGTGAAAGTGCAAAAAGTATATAATCCGAAAGAGGTAGAAGACAGGCTCTACAAAATGTGGCTTGATAAAAAGTATTTCCATGCAAAGATTGATTATTCAAAAAAACCTTTTACGATTGTTATTCCACCTCCAAACATAACTGGGCAGCTACATATGGGCCATGCACTGAACAATACCATCCAAGATATTCTTATTAGGTTTAAAAGAATGCAAGGATACTGTACTCTTTGGCTCCCTGGTACTGACCATGCAAGCATTGCAACCGAAGCAAAGATTGTTGAGAAGATGAAAGAAGAAGGATTGACAAAAGAGATGATAGGACGAGAAAAATTTTTAGAGCGTGCCTGGGAGTGGAAGAGAGTATACGGCGGCAGGATTATTGAACAGCTCAAAAAACTTGGTGCATCTTGCGACTGGGACAGAGAAAGGTTCACAATGGACGAAGGACTTTCAAATGCTGTAAAAGAAGTCTTTGTGAGACTATATGAAAAAGGTCTTATATATAAAGGCGAGAGGATGATAAACTGGTGTCCAACTTGTCATACCACCATTTC harbors:
- a CDS encoding acetate kinase, producing MKVLVLNSGSSSLKYQFIDTDTEVALCKGVVDRIGLPGAFIRHQKNGQEIVKEQEIKDHNVAIKLVLEMLTHEEAGIIHSMDEIDAIGHRVVHGGEYFSDAVVVNEEVKKAIRECIELAPLHNPANLMGIEACEREIPGKPNVAVFDTAFHQTMPRYAYMYSLPYEVYEKYKIRKYGFHGTSHKYVAIKAAEYLKRPLEELKLITCHLGNGSSVCAIKYGKSVDTSMGFTPLAGLAMGTRSGTIDPAVILYLMEKEKMDVKQMNDFLNKKSGVLGISGVSSDFRDLEKAANEGNERAQLAIDMFCYRVKKYIGEYAAVLGGVDAIIFTAGIGENNALVRDKCLTDLEYMGVLYDRERNFNVEKGKVFEINKPESKVKVLIVPTNEELMIARETKRLLSK
- a CDS encoding desulfoferrodoxin, whose amino-acid sequence is MIKRGNVYKCEVCGNIVEVLYAGGGQLVCCGQPMTLLEANTVDASLEKHVPVIEKTEEGILVKVGEVAHPMEEKHYIMWIELIADDKVYRKYLKPGDEPKALFEVSAENVVAYEYCNLHGLWKKE